The Lichenihabitans psoromatis genome contains a region encoding:
- a CDS encoding sugar ABC transporter substrate-binding protein, translating into MDRRDLLKSVGILTVTSFLPSVARAAAGKPLKIGYNVSTLANPFFQGMTKGVVDAVQQFPNMTLLNTNANGDANTQASMVVDLINQGVDALILNPINANAIVPVVLQADKKKIPVFTLDRGAGCGDCQTNFLETDNVAMGREGARYIVAQLQKRYGKIQGNVVDLVGLIGTTAGDDRDKGFMDEFNKIAADNPGLKLVARQEGQFDQEKSFNLMSQIMAANQQIDAVFNGNDDNAVGALRAVRQASRNMPIGDPKHIIIIGIDGTRQALTAIRKGDMDATLSQNPLTMASQSVKFVDQFYNGDKAAIPPHEFWPHILITKDNIDSPEVKTYGLWGEAV; encoded by the coding sequence ATGGACAGAAGAGACCTGTTGAAATCCGTCGGCATTCTGACGGTGACGAGCTTTCTGCCGAGCGTCGCACGGGCCGCCGCAGGTAAACCGCTTAAGATCGGCTATAACGTCTCCACGCTGGCGAACCCGTTTTTCCAGGGCATGACCAAGGGGGTCGTCGATGCCGTGCAGCAATTCCCAAACATGACATTGCTGAACACCAATGCGAATGGCGATGCCAACACCCAGGCCAGCATGGTTGTCGACCTCATCAACCAGGGCGTCGATGCGCTGATCCTCAACCCAATCAATGCAAACGCGATCGTTCCGGTCGTGCTTCAAGCCGACAAGAAGAAGATCCCGGTCTTCACGCTTGATCGCGGGGCCGGCTGCGGCGACTGCCAGACGAATTTCCTCGAGACCGACAACGTCGCCATGGGCCGCGAGGGCGCCCGCTACATCGTCGCTCAATTGCAGAAGCGTTACGGCAAGATCCAAGGCAACGTCGTCGATCTCGTCGGCTTGATCGGCACCACGGCGGGTGATGATCGCGACAAGGGCTTCATGGACGAATTCAATAAGATCGCGGCCGACAATCCGGGTCTCAAACTCGTGGCCCGACAGGAAGGCCAATTCGATCAGGAGAAGTCCTTCAATCTTATGAGCCAGATCATGGCCGCGAACCAGCAGATCGATGCCGTGTTCAATGGCAATGACGATAATGCGGTCGGCGCCTTGCGCGCTGTGCGGCAAGCCAGCCGCAACATGCCGATCGGCGATCCCAAGCACATCATCATCATCGGCATCGATGGAACCCGGCAGGCGCTGACGGCCATCCGCAAGGGCGACATGGACGCGACCTTGTCGCAGAACCCGCTCACCATGGCGTCGCAATCGGTGAAATTCGTCGATCAATTCTACAATGGCGACAAGGCAGCGATCCCCCCACACGAGTTCTGGCCCCATATCCTGATCACCAAGGACAATATCGACAGCCCCGAGGTTAAAACCTATGGCCTGTGGGGCGAGGCGGTCTGA
- a CDS encoding sugar ABC transporter ATP-binding protein, whose amino-acid sequence MARLLDMQGVSKAFLGVEVLSDVALTLGRGEVLGVVGENGAGKSTLMKILAGVHRPDAGTIRLDGVAFEPHSPRDALAAGIKVVHQELSLFPDRTVAENIFAGVLPRTLVGTISRRRLMRNTQVVLKRVGLEIAPNARIRTLSLAQRQLVEIGRALSQKARIIVMDEPTATLTGHEVTFLMATIKALKSDGVGIIFISHHLDEVFAICDRIAVMRDGRSVEDRPTLDWTEATMVQAMVNRPIDKFVPKQSIALGAVMLDVKDLASKGRFSGVSFEVRAGEIYGLAGLVGAGRTEVLKTIFGVLPLTSGNIEVAGEPYRPQSPRSSLRQGVVLTPEDRKLEGLVLPFSIRRNLAMSTLNALSRWGVLSARAIGILADKSIRSLRIRTSSADQEVRRLSGGNQQKVVLARAISVGPRVFMLDEPTRGVDVGAKVEVYTLIGDLAAKGAAILIVSSDLLELLGLCDRIGVLRAGRFAGEVSREEFSQDRIMSLAAIG is encoded by the coding sequence ATGGCACGTCTGCTCGACATGCAAGGCGTCTCCAAAGCGTTTCTCGGGGTCGAGGTTCTCAGCGACGTCGCGCTGACATTGGGGCGCGGCGAAGTGCTCGGCGTCGTCGGTGAAAATGGCGCCGGGAAATCCACGCTGATGAAAATTCTGGCCGGAGTCCACCGGCCGGATGCCGGGACGATCCGGCTCGATGGCGTCGCCTTCGAGCCGCATAGTCCGCGGGACGCTTTGGCGGCGGGCATCAAGGTGGTGCATCAGGAGTTGAGCCTGTTTCCCGACCGCACCGTTGCGGAAAACATCTTCGCGGGTGTGTTGCCGAGGACCCTGGTCGGGACGATCAGCCGACGCCGGTTGATGCGCAATACGCAGGTCGTGCTGAAACGCGTCGGGCTCGAGATCGCTCCAAACGCGCGCATTCGCACCTTGTCGCTCGCGCAGCGGCAACTCGTTGAAATCGGACGGGCGCTCTCGCAGAAAGCCCGCATTATCGTGATGGACGAGCCGACCGCGACCCTGACTGGGCACGAGGTCACCTTTCTGATGGCAACCATCAAGGCGCTGAAGTCCGACGGCGTCGGCATCATCTTCATCAGTCATCATCTCGACGAGGTCTTCGCGATCTGCGACCGCATCGCCGTGATGCGCGACGGACGTAGCGTCGAGGATCGGCCGACGCTGGATTGGACCGAGGCCACCATGGTTCAGGCCATGGTGAACCGACCGATCGACAAATTCGTCCCCAAGCAGTCGATTGCGCTTGGTGCTGTCATGCTGGACGTCAAAGACTTGGCCAGCAAGGGGCGGTTCAGCGGCGTGTCGTTCGAGGTCAGGGCTGGTGAGATCTACGGGCTCGCGGGCCTCGTCGGGGCCGGACGCACCGAAGTGCTGAAGACGATCTTCGGCGTGTTGCCGCTGACCAGCGGCAACATCGAGGTTGCGGGGGAGCCCTACCGGCCCCAATCGCCGCGCTCCTCCCTGCGGCAAGGCGTGGTGCTGACGCCCGAAGACCGGAAGCTCGAAGGGCTCGTTCTGCCTTTCTCGATCCGGCGCAACCTCGCCATGTCGACGCTCAATGCGCTGTCGCGCTGGGGCGTTCTGTCGGCCCGGGCCATCGGCATATTGGCCGATAAGTCGATCCGCTCCTTGCGGATCCGCACGAGTTCGGCCGACCAGGAGGTGCGCCGTCTCTCCGGCGGCAACCAGCAAAAAGTCGTGCTGGCTCGCGCCATCAGCGTGGGGCCGCGCGTCTTCATGCTCGACGAACCGACACGCGGCGTCGATGTCGGCGCGAAGGTGGAGGTCTATACGCTCATCGGCGATCTCGCAGCCAAAGGGGCCGCCATCCTCATCGTGTCGTCGGACCTGCTCGAACTTCTGGGGCTTTGCGACCGCATCGGTGTGCTGCGGGCAGGACGATTTGCCGGCGAGGTCAGCCGCGAGGAGTTCAGCCAGGATCGCATCATGTCTCTCGCGGCCATCGGATAA
- a CDS encoding ABC transporter permease has product MTTNDTAARVDTKTPATRRWLKTDVSDLTVLGVFLAIVLYLSLSTASFLSTANLMAILVATSLIALVACGQTFVIITGGIDLSSGSVVALSGIVAAMALQAHVPVPLAVVIGVLTGAGCGLFNGMAVTLLGMNPFIVTLASMAMARGLAFILPKGATIFGFDDAFDAIGGGLIGFFPIAGLISVLALGIGAFVLRKTVFGSEVYSVGGNREAAVMTGIPVRRTLLSVYTISGALAGLGGIILTGRLDSAQPIAANGLELNAIAAVVIGGASLFGGRGSMMGTILGVLLIGVINNGLTLHNVEPFWVQFIQGAVIFLAVLFDSLNNKRKASS; this is encoded by the coding sequence ATGACCACCAACGACACTGCGGCGCGCGTCGACACCAAGACACCGGCCACGCGGCGATGGCTCAAGACCGATGTCAGCGACCTGACGGTCCTGGGCGTGTTTCTGGCGATCGTGCTCTACCTTAGCCTGTCGACCGCCTCGTTCCTGTCGACCGCCAATCTGATGGCGATCCTGGTCGCAACGTCGCTGATCGCGCTCGTGGCTTGCGGGCAGACATTCGTCATCATCACGGGCGGCATCGATCTGTCGTCCGGTTCCGTTGTGGCTCTATCCGGCATCGTGGCCGCCATGGCGCTCCAGGCCCATGTGCCGGTGCCGTTGGCCGTCGTGATCGGGGTTCTGACCGGAGCGGGATGCGGCCTCTTCAACGGCATGGCCGTGACGCTGCTCGGTATGAATCCGTTCATCGTCACGCTCGCCTCCATGGCCATGGCGCGTGGCCTTGCCTTCATTCTCCCGAAAGGCGCCACGATCTTCGGCTTCGACGACGCTTTCGACGCGATCGGGGGCGGTCTCATCGGCTTCTTTCCGATCGCCGGTCTTATCTCGGTGTTGGCCCTCGGCATCGGGGCCTTCGTGCTCAGAAAGACCGTCTTCGGCAGCGAAGTTTATTCGGTCGGCGGCAATCGCGAGGCTGCCGTCATGACCGGTATCCCGGTAAGACGGACGCTGCTGTCGGTCTATACGATATCGGGCGCCCTTGCCGGCCTTGGCGGCATCATCCTGACGGGTCGGCTTGACTCGGCGCAGCCCATCGCGGCGAACGGCCTCGAGTTGAACGCCATCGCAGCCGTAGTGATCGGCGGCGCGTCCCTGTTCGGCGGCCGTGGTTCGATGATGGGGACCATCCTCGGCGTTTTGTTGATCGGTGTCATCAACAACGGGCTGACGCTCCACAACGTGGAGCCCTTCTGGGTCCAGTTCATCCAGGGAGCCGTCATCTTCCTCGCTGTTTTGTTCGACTCGTTGAACAACAAGCGCAAGGCGTCCTCCTAG
- a CDS encoding ATP-grasp domain-containing protein produces MSKKRRLLLLAESFRLPYRVMRCAAASGDEIFVLGTSDAANLKISNSCKKYIPIEGSFSDFVFEDVQKINAIAAHFDISCILPSCPMTTRFLSVHGASLTTRHFPVPSSKVFDLLDNKWSFAEFCVELGVPHPPTRHVATPKELQFSNGLSQLIFPLMLKPLSLWGSAGISKINRIEDLPAHFDHTPMVAQSYIPGQDICAFYLCDNGVIVRSIQYIKTERRVTFINDSRIDENALSIISHLNYNGVIGFDIRRDPAGEICFIECNPRFWYRIHFASIIGINFVKEGLAINIGSRQDAKDKRDVTVMTYSALAAHLFMPWRLTTYDFAMLRYLAVDPFPTVLTILQRAFGPTLTANGAHF; encoded by the coding sequence ATGAGCAAGAAACGTCGACTTCTTCTGCTTGCGGAAAGTTTTCGGCTGCCTTATCGCGTCATGCGATGCGCGGCCGCAAGTGGAGATGAAATATTTGTGCTCGGAACGTCTGACGCCGCAAATCTGAAAATCTCGAACTCATGTAAAAAATATATTCCGATCGAGGGGTCGTTTTCGGATTTTGTGTTTGAAGATGTTCAGAAAATCAATGCAATTGCGGCGCATTTTGATATTTCCTGCATCTTGCCGAGTTGTCCGATGACGACGCGGTTTCTGTCGGTTCATGGAGCCTCACTGACGACGCGGCATTTTCCTGTACCGTCGAGCAAAGTGTTCGACCTTCTCGACAACAAATGGAGCTTCGCGGAATTCTGCGTGGAACTTGGGGTGCCGCATCCTCCCACGCGCCATGTTGCGACGCCGAAAGAACTCCAATTTTCCAACGGCCTCAGTCAATTGATTTTCCCGTTGATGTTGAAACCGCTGTCTCTGTGGGGCAGCGCCGGGATCAGCAAGATTAATCGGATTGAAGATCTGCCCGCACATTTCGACCACACGCCGATGGTGGCGCAAAGCTATATTCCGGGCCAGGATATTTGTGCCTTCTACCTCTGCGACAATGGCGTCATCGTCCGTTCGATCCAGTATATCAAGACAGAGCGTCGTGTGACATTCATCAATGATAGTCGAATTGATGAAAACGCTTTATCGATCATCAGTCATCTCAACTATAATGGTGTCATCGGCTTTGATATCAGGCGCGACCCCGCCGGGGAAATCTGCTTTATCGAGTGTAATCCGCGCTTCTGGTATCGAATTCATTTCGCGTCGATCATCGGCATCAACTTCGTCAAAGAAGGTCTGGCGATTAACATTGGTTCCAGGCAAGACGCGAAAGACAAGCGCGACGTAACCGTCATGACCTATAGTGCGCTCGCGGCGCATCTTTTCATGCCTTGGCGGCTGACGACCTACGACTTTGCCATGCTGCGGTATCTGGCGGTCGATCCTTTTCCGACGGTGCTGACGATCCTTCAGCGCGCGTTTGGCCCGACGCTGACCGCCAATGGGGCGCATTTTTGA
- a CDS encoding NAD(P)-binding domain-containing protein: MLQHIPVAIIGAGPYGLSISAHLHHAGIGHRIFGRSMETWSTGMPSGMFLKSAPAATDLSDPEERLTLKAFCARQGLAYDPLEMPLPVELFTAYGEAFQRELVPHLEPQFVRNLARAPDGFTLTLDDGSVVQAEQVVVATGLRRFGSVPDAIATLPPSLMTHSSEAADLTHLRGQDVIVLGGGSSAVDVAAALHRSGARATLVARRATLRFPPINGKRRWFHAIKAPMTPLGPGWNKVLAWKGALVFHKMPADFRAMVVRRYLGPSPTISVRETIEAHVAQILNATISRCEVVQGRLRVTVRSDGVDRSIEADHIVAATGYRIDLARLDFLDHDIVAAVACTNGYPTLSNRFETSLRGLYFVGTPSAVSFGPIMRFVCGTGFCSRRVTGAIARSVRSARRYGTVTLGRQNQGVEVGTPVTDPS; this comes from the coding sequence ATGCTGCAACATATTCCCGTCGCGATCATAGGGGCCGGCCCCTATGGGCTGTCGATCTCGGCTCATCTCCACCATGCAGGGATCGGTCATCGCATCTTCGGGCGGTCGATGGAGACCTGGTCGACCGGTATGCCCTCCGGGATGTTCCTGAAATCCGCACCCGCCGCCACGGATCTGTCCGATCCGGAGGAGCGACTGACCCTGAAGGCTTTCTGTGCGCGGCAGGGTCTCGCTTATGATCCGCTCGAGATGCCGTTGCCGGTGGAACTGTTCACAGCTTATGGCGAAGCGTTCCAACGCGAGTTGGTGCCGCATCTCGAGCCGCAGTTCGTCCGCAATCTCGCGCGCGCGCCCGACGGGTTTACGCTGACGCTGGATGACGGCTCGGTCGTGCAGGCCGAACAGGTCGTCGTGGCGACGGGGTTGCGCCGCTTCGGCTCGGTGCCGGATGCGATCGCGACGCTGCCGCCCAGCCTCATGACCCACAGCAGCGAGGCGGCGGATCTCACGCATCTGCGTGGACAAGACGTCATCGTGTTGGGCGGTGGATCATCGGCTGTCGATGTCGCGGCTGCGCTGCACCGCTCCGGCGCCCGTGCGACGCTCGTGGCTCGACGGGCGACGCTGCGGTTTCCACCGATCAACGGGAAGCGGCGCTGGTTTCACGCGATCAAGGCGCCGATGACGCCGCTCGGGCCGGGGTGGAACAAGGTGCTGGCCTGGAAGGGCGCGCTCGTGTTCCACAAGATGCCGGCCGACTTCCGCGCCATGGTCGTGCGTCGCTATCTCGGTCCGTCTCCGACGATTTCGGTGCGCGAGACGATCGAGGCGCATGTCGCTCAGATTCTCAATGCCACGATCAGCCGCTGCGAGGTCGTCCAGGGCCGTTTGCGCGTGACGGTCCGCAGCGATGGCGTCGATCGTTCGATCGAGGCCGACCATATCGTGGCCGCGACGGGCTATCGCATCGACCTCGCCCGGCTCGATTTTCTCGATCACGACATCGTTGCGGCGGTCGCCTGCACCAACGGCTATCCGACGTTGTCGAACCGTTTCGAGACCAGTCTGCGCGGTCTCTACTTCGTCGGAACACCGTCGGCCGTCAGTTTCGGACCCATCATGCGGTTTGTCTGTGGAACGGGGTTCTGCTCCCGCCGTGTAACCGGCGCAATCGCGCGCTCGGTCCGAAGCGCAAGGCGATACGGCACTGTCACGCTCGGACGTCAAAACCAGGGTGTCGAGGTTGGAACGCCGGTGACCGATCCGAGCTGA
- a CDS encoding glycerophosphodiester phosphodiesterase family protein produces the protein MRQTSPIWLMAPMMAAITMCSVGARAAETLRTLDGKPPLVIGHRGLPGLMPEETRPSYELASDLGTDALEEDLHLTKDCVLVARHNPWLSDNTNVAEVAKSNPDVMARKRTVPGLMVKVAWPQTATSGPSEYLTDLTDPRDPKSVLKSLVVDGEDHTGDWSITDFTVKELKDWFGGTTYDAASERPTVYNGKFPILTYQEIVDIAKAKSLQTGRVISTYPESKNPTWNDEQAIANGCGQPGSHPLEDAMIKIIEQNGLNSKTAPIFVQSFEPGSLKYLVAHGLKTKVVQLIDGYDTDFKTGSVVYNEITDSRPFDWTVAGDPRWFDAMLTPDGLAEIKTYADGIGPWKPQILPLKIVPWKDKNTDGSAFKPSTTQAEVQAPTSVIADAHKAGLFVHAFTFRNEKKYLAATYAGDAQREYLTFFRLGLDGVFSDYTNSAVTARTAYMRDVQP, from the coding sequence ATGCGACAGACGAGCCCGATCTGGTTGATGGCCCCCATGATGGCCGCGATCACCATGTGTTCTGTCGGCGCGAGAGCCGCCGAAACTTTGCGGACTCTCGATGGAAAGCCGCCGTTGGTGATCGGCCATCGCGGGCTCCCCGGCCTCATGCCGGAAGAGACGCGGCCCTCATATGAACTCGCGTCCGATCTCGGCACCGATGCGCTTGAGGAGGATTTGCACCTCACCAAGGATTGCGTCCTCGTGGCCCGGCATAATCCCTGGCTGAGCGACAACACCAACGTGGCCGAGGTGGCCAAGTCCAACCCCGACGTCATGGCGCGCAAGCGGACCGTTCCGGGCCTGATGGTCAAGGTCGCATGGCCGCAAACCGCCACGAGTGGCCCGTCCGAATATCTAACCGACCTGACCGACCCGCGCGACCCGAAATCGGTCCTGAAATCGCTGGTGGTGGATGGCGAGGACCATACGGGTGATTGGTCGATTACCGACTTCACGGTCAAGGAGCTCAAGGACTGGTTCGGCGGCACGACCTACGACGCTGCGTCCGAGCGGCCGACCGTCTATAATGGCAAGTTCCCGATCCTGACCTACCAAGAGATCGTCGACATCGCCAAAGCAAAGAGCCTGCAGACCGGGCGCGTGATCTCGACCTACCCCGAGAGCAAGAACCCGACCTGGAACGACGAGCAGGCGATCGCTAACGGCTGCGGCCAGCCGGGCAGCCACCCGCTCGAGGATGCGATGATCAAGATCATCGAGCAGAACGGCCTCAATTCCAAAACCGCGCCGATCTTCGTCCAGAGCTTCGAGCCCGGCAGTTTGAAATATCTCGTGGCGCATGGCTTGAAGACAAAAGTCGTGCAGTTGATCGACGGCTACGACACCGATTTTAAAACCGGCAGCGTCGTCTACAACGAGATCACCGACAGCCGCCCCTTCGACTGGACGGTCGCGGGCGATCCGCGCTGGTTCGATGCGATGCTGACGCCGGACGGATTGGCCGAGATCAAGACCTATGCAGATGGCATCGGGCCATGGAAGCCGCAGATCCTGCCGCTCAAGATCGTGCCGTGGAAAGACAAGAATACGGACGGCAGCGCGTTCAAGCCGTCGACCACCCAGGCCGAGGTGCAGGCCCCAACGAGCGTCATCGCCGATGCCCACAAGGCCGGCCTCTTCGTTCACGCCTTCACGTTCCGCAACGAGAAGAAATATCTCGCGGCGACCTATGCTGGCGACGCCCAACGGGAATATCTGACCTTCTTCCGGCTCGGCCTCGACGGCGTGTTCAGCGACTATACGAACAGTGCCGTGACCGCACGGACCGCCTACATGCGCGACGTTCAGCCCTAA
- a CDS encoding HoxN/HupN/NixA family nickel/cobalt transporter, with the protein MFLNPFDDHRPQGRAKAGLIYALLISANIAAWVWAWIAFSDRPALLATAFLAYTFGLRHAFDADHIAAIDNVVRKLMQDGKAPLSVGFFFSLGHSTIVVLASVAIAATATAMQGRLEEFHGIGGVIGTAISAAFLLVIGLANLFILRGIWSAFSRARRGERVLDEEMDSLLAGRGVLARIFRPMFRLVSRSWHMYPIGFLFGLGFDTATEIGLLGISATQAAQGQSFWTILVFPALFTAGMSLMDTTDSVLMTGAYGWAFVNPIRKLWYNLTITAASVVVAIFIGGVEALGLIGDKLGLDGGFWALIGDLNDNFANFGFVVVGLFIASWIVSTLVYRARGYDQITPTQA; encoded by the coding sequence GTGTTCCTGAACCCGTTCGACGACCATCGCCCGCAAGGTCGCGCCAAAGCCGGTTTGATCTATGCGCTGCTGATATCGGCCAATATCGCGGCCTGGGTTTGGGCCTGGATCGCCTTCTCGGATCGCCCGGCGCTGCTCGCGACGGCGTTCCTGGCCTATACGTTCGGCTTGCGGCATGCTTTCGATGCGGATCACATCGCCGCCATCGACAATGTCGTTCGCAAGCTGATGCAGGACGGGAAGGCGCCGCTATCGGTCGGCTTCTTCTTCTCGCTCGGTCATTCGACCATCGTGGTCCTCGCCTCCGTCGCGATCGCCGCGACCGCAACGGCGATGCAGGGGCGGCTCGAAGAATTTCATGGCATCGGCGGCGTGATCGGCACCGCGATATCGGCGGCTTTCCTGCTGGTGATTGGTCTCGCTAACTTGTTCATCCTTCGCGGCATCTGGTCGGCGTTTTCCAGAGCCCGGCGGGGCGAGCGCGTTCTGGATGAGGAGATGGATAGCCTCCTGGCCGGGCGCGGTGTTTTGGCGCGCATCTTCCGTCCGATGTTCCGGCTCGTCTCGCGCTCGTGGCACATGTATCCGATTGGTTTTCTGTTCGGGCTCGGTTTCGATACGGCGACTGAAATCGGGCTGCTCGGCATCTCGGCGACGCAGGCCGCGCAAGGTCAATCATTTTGGACGATCCTGGTGTTTCCGGCGCTGTTTACCGCCGGCATGTCGCTGATGGACACCACCGATAGCGTGCTGATGACCGGTGCCTACGGTTGGGCTTTCGTGAACCCGATCCGCAAGCTCTGGTATAATCTCACGATCACGGCCGCCTCGGTCGTGGTCGCGATTTTTATCGGTGGCGTCGAGGCGCTTGGGCTGATCGGCGACAAGCTCGGGCTCGATGGCGGCTTTTGGGCGCTGATTGGCGATCTGAACGACAATTTCGCGAATTTCGGCTTCGTCGTCGTCGGGCTTTTCATCGCAAGCTGGATCGTGTCGACGCTCGTGTATCGCGCCAGAGGCTACGACCAGATCACGCCGACGCAAGCCTGA
- the copD gene encoding copper homeostasis membrane protein CopD, with amino-acid sequence MSPDVALAVCRFGHDAAALALWGLFAFLWALVPQPVTTPVADQLAGFRVTSIAITVITTLAALPLQAAMIGNGWPDAIDVSTLRAVLFETSVGTAWIVQCLAAMMLTLTVVRPAGLRCGATALASGLVVASIALSGHAAMHEGALGLAHRLNDITHLLAGGAWVGALFALRPLLRALDDPKLRQDAGLALRRFSTAGHWAVALVIGTGVANTALVLQRWPLDWTSPYQALLSAKIGLVLVMTTIALVNRYVIVPRMAASRHSAIGALQRGTLFEIALGLAVIALVSIFGLIEPS; translated from the coding sequence GTGAGCCCAGACGTCGCCCTCGCTGTTTGTCGCTTCGGGCATGATGCGGCCGCCCTCGCTCTCTGGGGCCTCTTCGCATTCCTCTGGGCGCTGGTGCCACAGCCTGTCACGACCCCTGTGGCGGATCAGCTCGCCGGGTTCCGGGTCACATCGATCGCCATTACGGTCATCACGACGCTAGCGGCGTTACCGCTCCAAGCCGCCATGATCGGCAATGGCTGGCCGGATGCCATCGATGTCTCGACGCTCCGAGCCGTGCTGTTCGAGACGAGCGTCGGGACCGCCTGGATCGTGCAGTGTCTCGCCGCGATGATGCTGACTTTGACAGTGGTGCGACCAGCCGGCCTGCGCTGCGGCGCCACGGCGCTCGCGTCTGGGCTCGTGGTCGCATCCATCGCGCTCAGCGGCCATGCGGCTATGCACGAAGGCGCTCTCGGCCTCGCGCATCGGCTGAACGACATCACTCACCTGCTCGCCGGCGGCGCATGGGTTGGTGCACTGTTTGCACTACGGCCGCTGCTGCGCGCCCTCGACGATCCAAAGCTGCGACAGGACGCGGGGCTCGCGCTGCGGCGGTTTTCGACCGCCGGGCATTGGGCGGTCGCACTTGTCATCGGCACCGGTGTCGCTAACACGGCGCTCGTCCTGCAACGATGGCCACTCGACTGGACCTCGCCTTATCAGGCTCTGTTATCGGCGAAAATCGGCCTAGTGCTGGTCATGACCACGATCGCGCTCGTCAATCGGTATGTCATCGTGCCCCGGATGGCCGCCTCACGACACAGCGCGATCGGCGCTTTGCAACGCGGCACACTGTTCGAGATCGCGCTCGGCCTCGCCGTCATCGCGCTCGTCAGCATCTTCGGGCTGATCGAGCCGAGCTGA
- a CDS encoding SCO family protein — MPRSTFILLMGLFCLLVIAGVTAITVQQWSPYSSTRVGGAFSMTEMTGDPVTEKTMLGKPTAMFFGYTYCPDVCPTTLLTLTNVMQRMGTDANRLNVVFVTVDPQRDTAEQMKLYLSSFDPRIRGFIGTEQQLASMANRYHIPYRRVQTEGGGYSMDHYAGVLLFDKTGRLVGELPYEEPETSVFAKLETLVRPDACVKGAPPRVDLWSGVSMNDVCAS, encoded by the coding sequence ATGCCGCGTTCGACGTTCATCTTGCTCATGGGTCTGTTCTGCTTGCTGGTTATAGCGGGCGTCACCGCCATTACGGTGCAGCAATGGTCACCCTATTCGAGCACGCGCGTCGGTGGGGCGTTCTCGATGACGGAGATGACCGGCGACCCGGTCACCGAAAAGACGATGCTCGGAAAACCGACCGCCATGTTCTTCGGCTATACCTATTGCCCCGATGTCTGCCCCACGACGTTGCTGACACTGACCAACGTCATGCAGCGGATGGGAACTGACGCCAATCGGCTCAATGTGGTGTTCGTGACGGTGGATCCTCAGCGCGACACGGCCGAACAGATGAAACTCTATCTGTCGTCCTTCGATCCACGCATTCGTGGCTTCATCGGCACCGAACAGCAGCTCGCGTCCATGGCCAACCGCTACCACATTCCGTATCGGCGTGTGCAAACCGAGGGTGGCGGCTACAGCATGGACCATTATGCTGGCGTTCTGCTGTTCGACAAGACGGGCCGGCTGGTCGGCGAACTGCCCTACGAGGAGCCCGAAACGAGTGTCTTCGCCAAGCTCGAGACTCTCGTGCGGCCCGACGCCTGCGTGAAAGGGGCACCGCCCCGCGTCGACCTCTGGAGCGGCGTCAGCATGAACGATGTGTGTGCCAGCTAA
- the copC gene encoding copper homeostasis periplasmic binding protein CopC translates to MTRFNLTLALSSLCLIGAAAPAFAHAHLTSSVPAAGSRVAAPPTELELKFSEGLNLAFTGVSVKEPGKTAVTTGKASLGAGDDTTLTVPVSDTLAAGTYTIDWHALSTDGHKTHGTYMFTVK, encoded by the coding sequence ATGACCCGCTTCAATCTCACCCTCGCCCTCTCCAGCCTGTGCCTGATCGGGGCTGCGGCCCCGGCTTTCGCGCATGCTCATCTCACCTCATCGGTCCCGGCCGCCGGCAGTCGCGTCGCAGCCCCGCCCACAGAACTCGAGCTGAAATTTTCCGAAGGCTTGAACCTAGCGTTCACCGGCGTTTCCGTGAAGGAACCGGGCAAGACTGCCGTCACGACCGGCAAGGCGTCTCTCGGCGCAGGCGACGACACGACCTTGACGGTTCCGGTGTCCGACACGCTCGCGGCCGGCACCTACACGATCGATTGGCACGCCCTGTCGACGGATGGCCACAAGACCCACGGGACCTACATGTTCACGGTCAAGTAA